Part of the Longimicrobium sp. genome, CTGCTCGAACTGCGAGACGGGGCAGGCGTCCAGCGTGTAGTGCCCGGAGTTGTGGGGGCGGGGGGCGATCTCGTTCATGCGGATCACCCCGTCTTCGCCCACGAACATCTCCACCGCCAGGAGACCCACGACGCCCAGCCCCTCGGCGAGCGCGGTGGCGATGCGGCGGACCTCCTCGGCCTGGGCGGGCGGGATGCGCGCGGGGGCCACGCTGGTGTGGAGGATGCCGCGCCGGTGGACGTTCTCGGCCGCCGGGAAGCACGCCGTCTCGCCGGTCGCCGACCGCGCGACGACGACGGAGACTTCCAGGGTGAAGCGGACGAACGCCTCCAGGATCAGCTCGTCGCCGTGGGCGGCCACCTCGTTGTAGGCGGCGTCGGCGTCCGCGGGCCCTCGGATCACCGCC contains:
- a CDS encoding ATP-grasp domain-containing protein; protein product: AVIRGPADADAAYNEVAAHGDELILEAFVRFTLEVSVVVARSATGETACFPAAENVHRRGILHTSVAPARIPPAQAEEVRRIATALAEGLGVVGLLAVEMFVGEDGVIRMNEIAPRPHNSGHYTLDACPVSQFEQQLRAVCGLPLGSTGLLRPAAMVNLMGEDAGTGLGRAGVAAALGVPTAALHLYGKAEARPGRKMGHLTALGETVNEALERALQAWRLATGQA